The DNA window CATACTGTTGAGAATTTAAAGTTCAATATCAAATTATTTCAAGATTATATCACCATCACTAAACCTATTGCTCAAGATGTATACAGGAGATATTCAAAATTGAAAAATTAATTATTTAAGCCCCTGATGGGGCTTATTTATTATCAAGTTAACCTGAATAAACACTGGAATTCTCTGCTCATAGACATTTGACTAAATAATTTTAATGGACTATTTCCAACTTTATTTAAATCAAATGCCATAAATATATTAAACTTCTCAAGATTACTTAAATCCCTACTACTTTTAGTAAAGTATTCTTTAATTAAATTACACCAATACTCAATACTCTTTAACGTTTTATTTTTATCAAAGTATTCAAGTAATTTAGAATCATCTCCCGCTTTAACAGACTCAAGATAATCGTTTATTTCTGACAAA is part of the Borrelia hispanica CRI genome and encodes:
- a CDS encoding BBA14 family lipoprotein → HTVENLKFNIKLFQDYITITKPIAQDVYRRYSKLKN